The window ATCAGCCTTTATTTGATCCCACAAAAGCATAAGATTAGCCATCAGTTTGTTATTGTACCACTCACAATTCAAAGTCTCCCACTTCTGCATAATTTCATTCATATTAGGCTTCCTACTTCCGCTTGCACCAGacattttttctttaacaaaagctaaaagactaaggatgaatataaatttaaagaaatattaTGGAAGTCTATGAatgactatgaaattttcaaatgaagagattgttaatatagataaagaattcacctaatcaatttaatatctataaatgtaaaAGTAACTTTTCAGCTGTTTTTACTATTTTACGTTTAGAGAAATTGAATGAAACAAGATAAGAAGGTGGTAAAACAAGTATGTGGTAAATAcaaaaagaaatgtaacttcaACCCTAATAAGCCCACAGTTTttctatagtaaaaaaataacttcagcatgaAAAATAACTTTTCAGATCATTTACTGTATGCAAACAAATTTAAATGAAAGATGAAGTAGGTGACAAAAGATAAAAAGTAGatagtaaatgcaaaaaagataagtatcaacttaaaaaaataccaaaacatacAGAAGTTTTTgtcataagctttttcaaaatctttagcccaatgtgctgaagttatttagttcatttctaaaaactcCAGCATATCATAAGCTGAAATTTTTCATtgtggattcaatagttttgtcgtaaagctttttcaaaaacttcatcccaatgtgctgaagttatttagttgttttctaaaaacttcagcacttgataagctgaagtttttgtcctggactcgatagtttttgtcgtaaagctttttcaaataaCTTACGCAGAAACTGCTAAAGTTATTTAGTGGATTTAGTgatgagctgaagtttttgtcctatATTTGACACTTTTGTTATGACTTTTaaccaaaacttcagcttaaaaAGCAGAAGTTATTTACTCCATGCTGAAGTTTAGCATATTTGAATCAATCCAAGTCAACTAAAAAACTAATTAATGCGAATAGAACAAATATTTAAAAGACATCACATAAATGACACAAAAtaatgtatattcacaaaatccaattttttttcacttacatccttggaaaaaaaaagaaaaaattagttttttgtttacaaattattctCTATTCAAAAAATTCACAAAGTGTTTTCATATTCTCCATAGTCATATCCTAGTTGCTCTTCTTGGGTTTCTTAACTATATTCCATGAACCTTCACTATGTCTTCTACTGATTCACAGAAGCGGCAATACGAGCACCTTACTTTACCACCTTGTACGGACCTTTGAATTACATTTGCCATATTCTTGCATTTTCCACATATGTGCATCTGGGAGGAGTCACTAAGTATGAAAAGGCGTTCATTCAAATTCGCTGCAGCACCATGAGCTATAAGACAGTCACGCTCAATTTCACCAAATTTAATTCCACCAAAGCATTTTCTGTCAGACACAGGTTGACGAAGTTTAGTACTATGATTTTTTTAGCAACTCCCGTCTTCTTtcataagaaaaaaataagaaaatattggcAAAGATATGCTTACTGGTGTGCAGCTGGGAATTCGTGGGAAGCAAAAATAATGAAGGAGAAGTCCAAAATACCTCATATATGATGGGGAGTGGCCACATCAAAAACTCGAGCCCCAGGAAATTTGCTCTTTTTCCTAAAAGTTAGATTTATCAACTAGTAAAAAGAGCAAATTGTCCTGGAGCTCGAGTTTTTGATCTGGTCACTCTCCTTCACATATGAAGTATTTCGACTTTTCCGTCATTATCTTTACTTCCTATGAACTCCCTACTACACTCAATAAACTTGTTTTTGCCaacattttcttgtttttctttgaatacaaatttaaagaaatatgatagaagtctatgaatgactatgaaattttcaagtgaagagattgttaacTATTTTTTGTTCAGAGAAATTGAATGTAACAAGATAAGCAGTTGGCAAAACAAGTAAGTGATAAATGCTAGTAGTTGgtaaatacaataaaaaaataataaaaaataaggcCACAAAAAGTAGATGATATAGGTGATAAATGACAAAAAGTAGctagaaaatgcaaaaaagataagtatcaagttaaaaaaatatcaaacacATGCTAAAGTTTGTAAAGCTTTTTTAaaaaacttcagcccaatgtgctgaagttttttagtgtaTTTCTAACAACCTCAACTcctgataagctgaagtttttgtgttggatTCGATAGTTTTTTTCGTacagctttttcaaaaaacttcagcccaatgtgctgaagttttttagtgtatttctaaaaacttcagcacttgataagctgaagtttttgtcctatAATCAATACTTTTGTTATGACTTTTaaccaaaacttcagcttaaaaagcagaagtcatttacttcatgcttaagttttttcaacaaaaatatgCGTAAAATTCATGATAAAAGACACAAACACATTTGTATGAACAAAAGTgaactaaaaaataattaatgtatattcacaaaatccaaattatGTGCAACCAATCCTCTAATCAAAAAATTCACACATagtctcttcaaaatctccataatcatgttcttctggagtttcatagcCGCTATCTTTTTTCAACTTTCCATGAGCCCAAAGATTGGCAGCCAATTCTCTCTTGAATGTCAATGACTGACTTTGATCGAAATTgaagacatcttctttcttcaacCGCATATCAATTAACTTAAGagcaaatataccacaatcaacactacaaaaagaacatgaaaaagaaattgaagaatagttaacacaagggcaaaaaataataaacataagatgCATCATAAAACATATTCGAAACACGTATTTGTTAGTCTGCTGCGGTGTGTTCATCCACTTAATTTAAAAATTTTCCACATGACTTTTCCCATAAAATTTAATGTATGCCCCAAAATCCAAGCATTTGAGACAATGTGGGATCAACCGTGCATAATTTCTGACATGTTCAAGCGCACGTTCATATGTTACACTGCACATGGAATCATACACatatataattttatctttaaagtCCAGAATTCCAAAAAAGTAGTAGGTAGATATCTGGCCCATCCttggcttaagtcgaaatggaaagAATATTTTTCTGGCAGATGCCCATGAGATACCACAGGAAAGGTCGAGGCCTTTTACGTAGTTGGCCACCTTTTCATTCGTTGATTCTTCCTCAAACCAACTAAAGTCTGTAAGTGGCTGAATaaccgcttcttcttcttcttcagcctGTTGTTTGGATATcctctttctctttgatttgctctttttttGATTCTCCATTCTCTAttgtttcctttttttaattatcTCCATCTGTTCTACTGAAGGATGAATACCAGCCAGCTTAGTCATATACTGATCAAAAAGTAAATCTGTTACTGCACATCTTGATTTTGGATAACCTGAAAGGTGATAGCAATATTTTTTGCGCAAGTAATATATGCCCACTTCAATATGCTGCAAATGAAGGGGTGTCACCTAGATGTATGATGAAACTGGATATATAAAAAGCCTATGATTCAATAGAATGGGGCTATATGGAGCAGATATTACAAGCATTAGCATTCCCAGAGCAGTTTATAAGATGGATCATGACATGTATGGAAACTGTCACATACACAATCATGATAAATGGTGCACTAACTAAGCCATTTGATGCTAGGAAAGGATTGAGGTAAGGGGACCCTCTTTCACCATTTCTATTTGTGCTTGCAATGGAGTACTTGATaaggaaactaaagaaactagCTGAAATACCAAACTTCAACTTCCATCCCAAGTGTGCTAAGATGCAAATCTTGCAACTTGGTTTTATTGACGATCTATTATTGTTTTGCAGGGAAGACATTGGATCAATTAAAATATTATTCCAATGCTTTATGGAATTTTCAAAAGCATCTGGATTGCagataaataaaaacaaaagttcAATTTTCTTTGGAGGAGTCACAAATGAAGAGGAGGAGGAGATCCTAGCATTTATTGGAATTCAGAGAGGAGTTCTACCAGTTAGATACCTTGGTGCACCACTGAGCTCCAAAAGAATATCTATAGCATAGTGCCAACCACTCATTGACAAGATAATGGGAAGAATTACCTAATGGACTGCAAAATTCTTGTCCTTGCAGGAAGGATTCAGCTCATAAAAAGTGTTCTGTTCTCCATCCAAACCTACTGGGCCCAAATATTTGTTCTGCCaaagaaaattacaaaacttATTGAGGCAATTTGCAGGAGTTTCTTATGGATGGGAGAAGGTAAAGTGTCAAAAAAAGCTCTATTAGCATGGGATAAAGTATGCCTCCCTAAGTCAGCAGGTGGATTCAATATCATGAATATAGCAATCTGGAACAAAGCTGCCATATGTAAGCAATTTTGAAACTTATGTAAAGAGAAGAAGAAGCTATGGGTACAATGGGTACATAGTTATTACATTAGAGGAAGAAATATCTGGACAGTACAGTTAAAGCAAGCTTCATGGATGGTAGGCAAGATCATGAAGACACATAGGACTATGATGGAAGCAGGATTCAGCCAGGATGATATTACAAATATGAATAGCTGTTCTATCAAACATATTTATCATAAGTTGCGAGGTACATTTGAGAAAGTAAGTTGGAGGAAAGTAGTTTGTCACAATGGAGGATGTCCCAGATGGAAATTTGTACTAACTATGACAGCACATGGAAGATTATATACAAAGGATAGATTGCAAAGATGGGGAATGGCAGTTGATCAAGATTGTATCCTCTGTAACAATGAAAAGGAAACCATACAATACTTGTTCTTTGAGTGTTCTTATTCAAAAACACTGTGGAGTAAACTGTTAGAGTGGCAAGGCATTGACATACCAGTACAAGGTTGGAAGAGGAGCTAAAATGGGCAGAGAAATGGGCCAAAAGAAGAAATGCAGCAGCTGAATTATACAAGATGGTACTAGCAGCAACAATTTACTATGTGTGGCAGGAAAGAAATGGTAGAATTTTTCAAAACAAGACGAGAAGATGGGAGACAGTTTGCAAGCTGATAGTCCAAGAGATACACTGTCGTAGCAACaggaaaatagaattttttttgCATAGTTTAAATTGGTATCCAGTGTAATAGATGTAGATACTACATAGGGGATATGGGGTGAAATTAGTTTGATAGGCAATTATGTAAGGGTTTGATTTACTTGTAAATATTTGCCTGGTAAATGAAagatttaattaccaaaaaaaaaattcttcaaaaaaaaaaaatatgctgCAAATGGacaacaacaaatgataacatgtGAAATAACAACTTCAGCATGCATAACTATGAAGTTTAGAAAAAACGCATTACAAAACTACAAACAGcatgacaaaaacttaagcatattcAGTTTGAAGTATTGGGCTGAAGTTTTAGAAAATAAGCTAAAAAAATTCAGCAGTTTACTATGAATAAAGCTGAAGTTTTCAAATTACAGTACAAAAActttacaataaaaaataagctgaagttttaggaaatacagttgaaaaccaattcaaaaaacaaacttaataacttACTTTATCCGCAAGATCAGAGTTAGGATCCATAACCTCGGTAAAGAATGATTTTGCAATATCAACTTCAGCTAATCTGAATCGATTGGAATCATATTCATTGGCATCCATCTCCAACCACTCTGTAAATCTTTGCATCAATCCGCTGTCTTGATTAACATAATGAAAGGGACACCTTCGTGTATTCTTTCCTACTTTCCAATCTTGCCCCATTTGCTTTTGTTTATGAACTATGTAaggagatctcaaccaaatactctCCAGACGaatcattttccttttttatctGGTTTTCCTTTTGCTTGCTCTTCCTGCTGTTCCGTCACAACTAACTGCTGTTGTTCAGCAGCAGGGGGGAAACCACAGCCATCGTGGCAGATGCTTGACCAACTCCCTGCTGTTCACGATGTTCTTGTCTCTCTTCACAAACAACAATAAGAGCAGAATTACCTTCTGAATCAGTCCCAAGTgaaaatgaacataaattgaagttGGAGATATCACTGGTGTCACACATAGGAGAATTGGAAATCTTCCTTATCTTAGGATTTGGAAGAAGTTGTGATGCATCAGATGAGATCTGCAAAAGCAaggaaaatataaacataaataaaactgaTACAAAACACAAATTAGGCAAAAAAAATAGCTTGTAATCGAATTGTAGAAAATAACTACCTGGTCTAAGTGTTGAGACACAGATGGTGTTTGCATTCCAATAGATCCTATATCTTCAtgcaaaaaaaaactaaataatactaactaaattttataaaataataccaacacTCTTCACACATGTCTGTGAGGCAACATGTGTGAATAAATGTATTTCTCCTTTTTGATATAGCTGCATAACTTAACAAATTCTTTTTGAGCTACCTCGAGTCTTTCtgaaaaatcattcaaaaacataacaaagaaaataaagtatgtaaaatttcaaactgtaaaaaatatacttcgatcaaatataataaattcatAATCTATAGAATACCTTTCTCGATATCAGCATTTCCAGCTTCATTCAATTGTGAACCAACGTCGAGGAGCATTGGTGTATTCTCTGGAAGGTTTTTCTCAACTCTACCTTCATTCAATTCAGCATCATTAGAGAGTTTTTGAGTTGTGTCAATTGAAGCACAACTAGTTTCAACTTCCACTGCATATTCATAAAGAGGGGGAATAGATCAACtagtttttctatatatataacataGTAAAAATTTATACCTGTAGTGAATATTTCACTACAGGACATTATCAAAAAGATCAGTTAAAACTTCTTTATACCGTACCCAACAATTTCACTACACGATAttataaaaaaaagttaaaacttCAACTTTAAGAAGGCTGAAGTTTGCCAGtcacaaaataaaaacttctacagttacaaaaaaaaacttcagctctagagctgaagttggacagttacaaaaacaaaaacttcagctctagagctgaagttcaccagttacaaaataaaaacattcagcaaaaaaaacatgctgtagtttttacaaaaaaacacaaaacatgaaacaaaacttcagctcctatctAAGGTATCATTGAACTATTATAAACTTCACACTTTATACATGTAGTAACAATTTCTTGTGTATCACCACCTAGAAGTTCTTTGCaaatagctagtgctcctccatacCGATCGTCTTTCCCAATAGTTCTAGACACATCACTCGCTTTCAGTTCTAAAGTACCAACAAGTGCTTGATCTCCATCGCCAAACAAATTGCCTTTTGCAATATCACTTTCCAAAGCACAACTCGGTGCATGTTTTTCAGTACCAACAACTTGATTATCTGCACCTTTCTCAGTCGTTAACTCTTCATCATTTCCATCTTTACTCTATCTACAAACACTGGATTGTTCCTCTCCACCTTGTTGTTGAACATGTTCATCGCCTTCAACAGCCGCTTCCTTACATGTAGCATTATCATCTGCGACATTATGCAATGCATCATGAGTACTATGTTCTTCAGTCTCAACCACTTGATTATTGGCACCTTGCTTGCTTCCAATATTCTCAGTTGATAACTGTGCTTCATCATTTCCATCTCTGCTCAATCTATCAGCACTAGAACGTTCCTATTCAACTTGTTCTTGAACATGTTGATCGCTTTCAAAAGCCGCTTCCTCACGTATAGCATTTACATTTGCGAATTTATCTGATACATCATCAACAACATTAATATCCGATGGATGTTCGTAACAGTCGTTCACCCTATTATATTCTcgatggttactcaaatcaaaattGCCATCGTCCATTCCATTTGATTTGTTGACAATCTTAAACAACTGTTCAAACTTCCCACCGAAATATTCCTAGAAAAAAAACTACTAACAATGGTTAATCTGAATAACATAAGCAGAAATAAAAAGACTTCTCTATAAATTAGCTTACCTTCACTTTTACAAAAATCGCATCCACAATAGCAGATCGCTCCTCctttttaaacttatcgaaaACTTCTTTCACgacctttcttctttctttttctgcatGCCTTTGAACCTCCATCGTTAACCTCTAGAATAGAcacacaacaaaaattcaaatatagaagaaaacttcagctcaaaaacatgttgtacttttacaaaaacaaaaccaaaaaacttCAGATCAAAACTTACAGAACATATTGTGTCGAGTAATTCATTGTCATCAAAGTCAGTTGTAGAACGGTTAGAACGACTCTGGATACGAGATGATTCACCAATAAAAAGAGTTCGATTCGCTTCTTTTGATCAACTCTGACTACGTGGTGATTCACCAATAACAGGAGTTCGATTCGCTTCTTTTGATCGACTCAGAGTACGTGGTGATTCACCAGTTGAAGGAACCGCGTTAAGTACCTTTGAACGAATACGGCTGCATGGTAATTGTCCAATTAAAggcattgaattcaattcctctTCTGTAGGAATTATATCCAATACACTAAAGTTGCGATAATTCTATTTAATACAAAAAAGTATATTATAAGGGGGGAAACTAATACATCAACATATAAACACaaagacaaacaaaaaaaattaagttaCATCATGACTACTGAACATATCAAAAAGTTCGGAAAATTTAGGCTCTCCCACACATACATAACATAACATCTTGGGAACATGAGGGGTATCAAGGTACTCATCCTCTCTTATatacttctcccgaatatcaGGGAAGCACTCATAGAACCAAGCACCATTATGGAAATCCACCAAGTTTATACTCAGTTGAACGTAATTTGTTATGCTTGTCCAATGCATGTTTTAGTGAATAAATGAGCTTCTCATAAGCCACATTACCTCAAGGATATTCAGCACAAACCTTATCATCTTCAACAATAGATGCATACTCCTCCATCACAGATGACTCAGTCTTTTTTCCAAATAAAATAGACTCTACAACAAGAATTTCCATAAGTTTCACAACATCATCATCGCTCTCGCATATGTGTATGTGATTCACAGCAATctttggaatttcattccgagTCATAAAATCTCGAATATCCTTCAAAGCCACACCCTTGGACTTACCAAAATAGCGCTTCAGAATATTGCTCTCTCGATTAATTGGTTTTTCATCATTATGTGCTGTGATTCGCAAACCGCACATAATGTGAAAGTCTTCAAGGGTGAAGGAAACATCATGGCCAAATATCTTGAAACTAATGGAGTCTCGATCATTGGTGAATATTCAAGAAAGACACAGACAATGAACCAACTTCATGCTGCATTTGAAATTATCCATAGCCATAATGTATCGAAATGTACCATTATTAAGCTTATCTTGTTGTGTAGGAGTCAAGAAATTTGCAATTAAACTCTTCAAATCGTGGTTCCCCTTCCAATAACCCCTACATTTAAACCAATCTCGAAACTCAAAATATCTTTGCCCTGGTCTTGTAGGTGGAGGGGCAGGGACATAAGGATCTGGGGGTATTATAGGTTGTCTAGGTGCTTTAGGTTGTCTAGGTGCTTTAGGTGCCACCTgttcaaaaaaagtaaaatatacaaaaaataacatCGGGACATTATCAAAAAAGATCAGTTAAAACTTCAATCTCTTAGaaggctgaagttcgacagttacaaaacaaaaacttcaactctagagctgaagttcgacagttacaaaacaaaaactttagctctagagctaaagttcgaCGGTTACAAAACataaacttcagctctagagctgaagttcaccagtaacaaaatcaaaaacttcagctcctaaagCTGAAGTTCACTAGTTACAAAACACAAAACATTCAGCAAAAAAATATGttgtagtttttacaaaaaacaaaacacaaattcaaatccaaaaataatgccaaaacatggggaaaaaaacttcagctcctatctAAGGTATTATCACTTTAATAGTATCAtctatttaactctcaaaatttttaaaaatttggacGTCTAATCActgaagaatttatagaattttcatcaataacaTAAAAACTCAttcaaaaaacctaaaaacacAATCGTAAAAGTAAAACTAATGCACTTATCAAACTAAAACCCTAAGAAACTATTTAATCATAAATACATGaatatcaaaaccaaaaccagAAATAAAACCCAGAAATcgtaaaataaaacccaaaaagTTAATGCAATGTACCTTAATTAAATCGTAATGTGGGAACAAC of the Nicotiana tabacum cultivar K326 chromosome 7, ASM71507v2, whole genome shotgun sequence genome contains:
- the LOC142162287 gene encoding uncharacterized protein LOC142162287; the protein is MEQILQALAFPEQFIRWIMTCMETVTYTIMINGALTKPFDARKGLREDIGSIKILFQCFMEFSKASGLQINKNKSSIFFGGVTNEEEEEILAFIGIQRGVLPVRYLGRIQLIKSVLFSIQTYWAQIFVLPKKITKLIEAICRSFLWMGEGKVSKKALLAWDKVCLPKSAGGFNIMNIAIWNKAAICKIMKTHRTMMEAGFSQDDITNMNSCSIKHIYHKLRGTFEKVSWRKVVCHNGGCPRWKFVLTMTAHGRLYTKDRLQRWGMAVDQDCILCNNEKETIQYLFFECSYSKTLWSKLLEWQGIDIPVQGWKRS